The Physeter macrocephalus isolate SW-GA chromosome 17, ASM283717v5, whole genome shotgun sequence nucleotide sequence TTAAACACAACTCTCAACAACCACTGGCTGACCACTAAACTATGTTCAGgcttaaaattaaaacaagaataaaacaagcaaacaaaaacttagCAGAGACATCAGTGGCTATAGTGAGGGAAAAAGACTACAGAAGTAGTCCAGGCAAGtcaccaaacaaacaacaacagcaacagcaacccTGTGGAGGGCTGGAATCTAGAGATGTTACAATATAGTGTCCTAAATGTCCAATtttaaacaagaacaaaaattcatgagatatgcaaagaaacaggagacAAAATGTCATCCACAGATACTTTCTGAGGGCATCCAGATGTTAGACTTAGTAGGCAAAGACCTCAGAGCAGCtactataaatatgttcaaagagctaaaagaaaccatatttaaagaattaaaggaaagtgTGATGACAATGACTTATAAAACAGAGAAtataataaagagatagaaattataagaaaagagaactagaatatattgtacaacacagggaatatagccaatattttataataactataaatggagtataacccttaaaaattacaaatcactatgttgtatacctataacatataatattatgcatcaactatatctcaacaaaaaaagagacagtTAAAAAGGAATTCTGGAGTTAGAAAGTAtaattactgaaaagaaaaaattcaatcgAGGGCCTGAGTAGGAGATATGAGCTGCAGAAGAAAGAACGTGAAGACTGATCAACAGTGATTATCCAAtctgaagagaaaaaatgaaaaaaaatcaacagagcctcagagaactGTAGGACACCATTAAACATATGAACATATGTGTAACGGGAATctaagaaggggaagaaagggcagaaaaaataactgaagaagTAAGGGCagaaaactccccaaatttggTGCATAACAGTACCCTACACGTACAGAAGCTCAAAAGATTCCAAGTAGAATAAGCACAAAGGGATCCACACCTAAACACATTAGAGTTGAATtgtcaaaagccaaaaaaaaaaaaaaaatcttgaaaactgtATCATGTAGAAGGGAACCATAATAAGattaacagatgatttctcattagaaacaacGGATGCCAGAATCAACTGTCTGATGTACTCAAagtgcttaaagaaaataaacctgaCAACTAAGAATACGATATCCAGCAACACTAtccttcagaaaataaaagctaaaatataaaGACATTCCCAAATAACAATGATTAAGTGAACTCATTGCCGGCAGACCTGACTTACAAGACATATTAAAAGAGTTTCTTCAGGCTAAAAGCAAGTGACACCAGATGGTTACTCAAATCAACATGAAGGAACAGATGTGAATAAAGGTAATTACATGGGTAATTATAAAACACAgtataaatatgtttttcctcttaactgatttaaaaaacaactgcataaaacaataattataaaattataatcctGGACTTATAACatgtaaagataaaaaaatatatgaaataataacaCAAAAGAGGGGGAGGAAATAGAGCTATTTGGAGTAAGAAAATGACACCAGATAGTAACTCAAAtccaaatgaggaaataaagaataTCAGAGATGGTAAATATGTAAGTTAATATAAAAGTcttctataattatatatattctcCCTTCTCTTAAAGGACAAAGttatataaagcaataattattatAACATTGTACTGTTGGGTTTATAACATACACAGGCAtactatgtacatatatatgacaaCAATATCacaaaggaggggggagggaatgGAATTATACTGGAGCAGACTTTCTAAATTTTAATGGAGTTATTAGCATTAAGTTTGACTGTGGAAAGCTGAGGTGCATACTGTAATCCCTGGAACAActactaagaaaataactaaaacaatattATGGGCCCAAAGTTTAAGATTATCTGAGAAGGCTAGGAAGATTGTTACAAACAGATCATATCCATAacactgaggtataatttaggtggtgtttttttttttttaaacaatttcatgGATTCAAGAAATAGGCTTACCTGAAATACACCGGTCATGTGCCAATGAAATCAGAGGCACACTGACTTTTCCTATGTAAATATCCTCCTGGGTATCACTATCATCAAACACATAAAAACTCAGAGACTCTGACTTAAGGTATCGATCCAAATCCATATTCATTGGCACTGGGAAACACATATGATCATCAAACTGTGGATCACTGCTATTGGGAATGATGGCTGTGTCATGGTCTGCAAAGTCAGAAAACTTGTATACAACATATGGGTGTGGCTGAAGGTGGCTTGCTCGGGACTGCAGGCGGCTGCAGCATTTTACTGTAACATGAAGTTCATTTAAGTTGCCATCTGTGGAATCAGTAGAACCGAGCTGAGCAGTTTTGGGTGCTTGCTGACTTAACTggaaaaacatacatatttatatcatAGTAATAATACAGTGAAAAGTAAACAACAGCTGCCAACccccaaacaaaataattttgcagATGGACAAAAAGCTGCAGATTTTCACTTCAAAGTTAATTTCTCAGTAAAAGACTCTTGACTCTTATTAAAAACCAATATTCTCTAGAATGTACGTACAGATGCTATTAGCAGCAAATATAGAAGACTGAGCATACATGTAGAGATTGCTGTTAAAACCAAATAAAGCCAAGAAAATAGTTAATCTGATATTCTTTAATTCTATTTAATAATTAACAGGTAAAGTGAGCAGTTAGGTCCAAGACAAATATCCCCTAGTTCACAATTTTATTAAGAGCTACTCCTTCCTTTATGCCCGTGGACGCCGCCAGGTAAGCATCGTCGATGTCTCCCCCCTCCACTGCCGTCATGTCTAAGTCAGAGTCACCCAAAGAGCCCGAACAGCTGCGGAAGCTCTTCATCGGAGGTTTGAGCTTTGAAACAACCGATGACAGTCTGAGGAGCCATTCTGGGCAGTGGGGAACGCTCACAGACTGTGTGGAAATGAGGGATCCAAACACCAGGCGCTCCAGAGGCTTCGGGTTTGTCACGTATGCCACTGTGGAGGAGGTGGGTGCAGCCATGAAGGCAAGGCCACACGAGGTGGATGGAAGAGTTGTGGAACCAAAGAGGGCCGTCTCAAGAGAAGATTCTCAAAGACCTGGTGTCCACTtaactgtgaaaaagatttttgttggtgGCATTAAAGAAGACACTGAAGAACATCACCTAAGAGATTATTTTGAACAGTACGGGAAAATTGAAGTGATTGAAGTCATGACTGACCGAGGCAGCGGCAAAAAGAGAGGCTTTGCTTTCGTAACCTTTGATGACCATGACTCCGTAGACAAGACTGTCATTCAGAAATACCACACTGTGAATGGCCACAACTGTGAAGTAAGGAAAGCCCTATCTCAGCAAGAGATGGCTAGTGCCTCATCCAGCCAAAGAGGTCGAAGTGGTTCTGGAAACTTTGGTGGTGGTCGTGGAGGTGATTTGGTGGGAATGACAACTTTGGTCATGGAGGAAACTTCAGTGGTCGAGCTGGCTTTGGTGGCAGCTGCGGTGGCGGTGGCTatggtggcagtggggatggcTATAATGGATTTGGTAACGATGGAAGCAATTTTGGAGGTGGTGGAAGCTACGATGATTTTGGCAGTTACAACAATCAATCTTCAAATATTGGGCCCAtgaaaggaggaaactttggaggcAGAAGTTCTGGCCCCTATGGTGGTGGAGGCCAATACTTTGCCAAACCCCGAAACCAAGGTAGCTATGGTggttccagcagcagcagtggctATGGCAGCGGCAGAGGTTTTGATTACTGCCAGGAAACAAAGcttagcaggagaggagagccagagaagtgaCGGGGAAGCTACAGGTTACAACAGATTTGTGAACTCAGCCAAGCACAGTGGTGGCAGGGCCTAGATGCTACAGAGAAGACATGTTTTAGACAATACTCATGTGTATGGGCAAAAAAACTCGGGGACTGTATTTGTGACTAATTGTATAAAAGGTTCTTTTAGTTTCTGTTCTATGGAAAGTGTAAAGCATTCCAACAAAGGgttttaatgtagatttttttttttgcacccatGCTGTTGATTGCTAAGTGTAATAGTCTGATCATGATGCTGAataaatgtgtctttaaaaaaaaaaaggagctactCCTTCAACCATTCCAGTTATTCTGATCATATCGCATTCTTAAGTGAGAAACCAATGAATTTGATGGTACCCATCCACAGAGATGATTTTGTTATATTTGGGTTGGCCCTCATCCTGAACCAATGTGATCTGGGGAAGCAGATACCTGAGGCCAAGGAACAAGAAAACAGAGTGAGAGATAAACACTGGAGGGGTAAAACCTTGGATTGGAAGGACATTTCAGAAGAGAGATGAGCAAAGGGAGTTGTCAGGCAGGGTCGGAAACTACTCTGTGGCCCTTTCTGGGACTAGTACTCAGGCAGTCAGCGCACAAGTATTCTAGCAAACACCTGCATTGACTAACTGCTAAGCCTTCCATAGCTGATGTGATCGGGGACAAAGAATGTAGTGTTGCAGTGCCTTGTGGTGTTAGATAATTCTCTACCTTCCTTACAGGGACCCATCTTTCACTGCATTTTTGAATCTGGATTGAACATCTGGAACTTTTGATTCTAGAGAAGTTTActggagaaggaaaacagaaCCGAAGTCATAATCTCCTTGGTGGAGACATCTGGTGGTGTGGAGAGGGGAAATCTGAGAAGGGAATCACAACACTGCTTTCCCAGGGCTTGTTTGCATCCGGCTATAGAAGACTGAGTGGAAGGATTTACAAAGTACGCCCTCCGTTTCTCCCCCCGAGTCTACCCACAAAAGCTGAAATTCCAACAGTAAATGACTCATTCAACCCATAAACTGGGAGTCTAAAACTCTTTAAaccacaaaaattaataaatcatgtGGTTTCTCTATCTCTAATTCCCTTTTCCATAacactgtttcccaaagtgtgttctaAGAATACTAGTCCAGAAGGATGATCTCTGGGAAACGGGTGCCATTCTTTAAGTTTCGGAATCAATGTTATATTAGTCACGGTTCTTTTAATTGAAAGTTATGGAAACTAATTCCACCCAGCAAATACAATGAAAAGAGACTTTTATATAAGGCTACAGGGTTATTTCATAGAACTGTATAGCAGAAATGTGGTTGTATCTAAGGAAGGCAATGGGACTGGAAAACTACAGGAATTTACTCTCCATctagtttccatttttctctgtATGCTTGCTCATTATTCTCTTTCCagtcccattttctttcctttgccatTTAACATGGTAGCAGATGGCTGTCCCACAGCTCCTAACTTTACATGTTCCAGGCATGGAGAGTCTTGCTTTCTCTTGATCTCAGAAAGCAGAATCTGATTCGCTCAGCTGGGGGCAGGTGGATATTCCTGAATCATTAGTCATAATTGGGTGGAGTGGGAGAGAACAGGATCACCAAACGTAAAGCTAGCCACTGGGGGCCCAGCCCCACGGATTAGAAGAGGGCAGGtccaaatgaaaaaagagaataatgacTTGAACAGACATTCCAAAATGTTTCTACTGTAGTCTATCCCTTTGTTATTTAACATAAGTGTATACTTTATGCTTCCTTTTGAGATTCACGTTATACATGAGAAGCCCTAAAGTCAAGGATCCTATTGAATTCTCCTCAATTCAGTGTTTTCTGCATTTACTGGATCATGGAATTCTTTTGGAAATATGGCTATTAAGACTCCATGAAACATAGTTTGGAAAATGCTGCTCTGAGGAATTGCACTCATACTTCGAATTCTCAAGAAAaggatattcattttatattttactctgCATTTCAGAAACCTAAAAGTTTCTGAAACAGCTTGGAAGAAGTTGGAAACAGTTGGAAAAAAGGAGAATAACTGAAAGTCCAATAATAGCTATCCATTTCCTTAACAGTAGGAATTGTAATGAAAGTCACTTGATGTGTAATAATCGTATTGCAATTCTCTTTTTCGAAAGTGTCCTGGATAGCACAAGGGAGTTCCTTTGTGGTAAAAGAGcaattctgtatcttgattgtggtggtagttacatgaTTATATACACATGATAAAACTGCATTGAACTCCGCttcttcctacacacacacacacacacacacacacacacacaaagtagtcgTGCACATGGCATGCGCACATAAGTGCATGTAAAAACTTACAAAATCTGGATAAAGTCTGTAGCCtagttaatagtactgtaccaacatcaatttcctggttttgatactaCACTATagttac carries:
- the HNRNPA1L3 gene encoding LOW QUALITY PROTEIN: heterogeneous nuclear ribonucleoprotein A1-like 3 (The sequence of the model RefSeq protein was modified relative to this genomic sequence to represent the inferred CDS: inserted 1 base in 1 codon; deleted 1 base in 1 codon), which produces MSPPSTAVMSKSESPKEPEQLRKLFIGGLSFETTDDSLRSHSGQWGTLTDCVEMRDPNTRRSRGFGFVTYATVEEVGAAMKARPHEVDGRVVEPKRAVSREDSQRPGVHLTVKKIFVGGIKEDTEEHHLRDYFEQYGKIEVIEVMTDRGSGKKRGFAFVTFDDHDSVDKTVIQKYHTVNGHNCEVRKALSQQEMASASSSQRGRSGSGNFGGGRGGXFGGNDNFGHGGNFSGRAGFGGSCGGGGYGGSGDGYNGFGNDGSNFGGGGSYDDFGSYNNQSSNIGPMKGGNFGGRSSGPYGGGGQYFAKPRNQGSYGGSSSSSGYGSGRVLITARKQSLAGEESQRSDGEATGYNRFVNSAKHSGGRA